From one Heterodontus francisci isolate sHetFra1 chromosome 17, sHetFra1.hap1, whole genome shotgun sequence genomic stretch:
- the LOC137378626 gene encoding probable G-protein coupled receptor 139, giving the protein MKYPFSALPTLADVEFIFCPVLGAIGVPINLLAIVILSRGNCGLSKCVTHYLVAMAAADLMVVMTDVILRWLIVYFPVSFLDITPVCSLVMVLIPATTMSSVWFTVAFTFDRFVAICCQKLKTKYCTEKTARVIIGAVTVLSFLESIPWFLKFKAQYIFNNLEWFCITIPEYYTSILWAAYGILHRLLSPLLPFVLILFLNTLTVRHILIASRVHRRLQADSDRKSPSDPEMDKRRKSIILLFTISGSFIVLWMTYVTCYLYRRIAFMSDSYTLSPIAGTIGYLLQLLSTCTNTCIYTMTQNKFREQLKQVVKYPFTVIHRFIKQ; this is encoded by the exons ATGAAATATCCATTCAGTGCACTACCGACACTCGCTGATGTTGAGTTCATTTTCTGCCCTGTGCTTGGGGCCATCGGAGTGCCCA TTAActtgctggcgattgtgatcctgtctcggggaaactgtggtctctccaaatgtgtcactcattacCTGGTAGCCATGGCAGCAGCCGATCTCATGGTTGTCATGACTGATGTTATTCTGAGGTGGCTGATTGTTTATTTCCCAGTTTCTTTCCTGGATATTACTCCTGTTTGTAGTTTGGTTATGGTGCTCATTCCTGCTACGACAATGAGTTCTGTCTGGTTTacagttgctttcacctttgatcgatttgtggccatttgttgccagaagctgaaaactaaatattgcactgagaaaacggcaAGGGTGATTATTGgagcagtgactgtgctgagcttttTGGAAAGTATTCCCTGGTTCCTCAAATTTAAAGCTCAGTACATCTTCAATAACTTGGAATGGTTTTGCATCACAATACCAGAGTATTACACTTCAATCTTGTGGGCAGCATATGGGATTCTTCATCGCCTTCTATCCCCTTTGCTCCCATTCGTTTTGATTCTGTTCCTCAACActctgaccgtcagacacattttaatagCTAGTAGAGTCCACCGGAGACTCCAGGCGGACAGTGATAGGAAGAGTCCCAGTGACCCTGAGATGGACAAACgcagaaaatccatcattttactcttcactatcTCAGGCAGTTTTATTGTTTTATGGATGACCTATGTTACGTGTTACCTGTATCGGCGAATTGCATTCATGTCTGATTCCTATACCCTTTCACCAATTGCAGGTACTATCGGATACCTGCTCCAGCTCCTCAGTACCTGCACAAACACCTGTATTTACACAATGACTCAGAACAAATTCCGAGAGCAGCTGAAACAGGTTGTGAAATATCCTTTCACTGTGATTCACAGATTcatcaaacaatga